One Rhodoferax sp. GW822-FHT02A01 genomic window, GCAACAGGAAATCAAAGACGTGGCGACTCATGGGGGCGTAGTAGGCCATGCAATCCGGGTCGTCGTCTATCCGCTGTGGACATGCTTTTAGCGGGCCGCGACAAAGTATTAGCCATGTGAATACTCCGCGAATCTCATTCATGCTGATTGGCAAAGCACATGGCTGCTGCGCACACTGCGCTCTTCATAACAAACCACTCAGGAGCACTCCATGCGCATCGGACTACCCAAGGAAATCAAGAACCACGAATACCGTGTCGGCCTGACGCCGGCCAGCGTGCGTGAACTCACCTCCCACGGCCATTCGGTCCTGGTGCAAGCCGGAGCGGGTGCCGCCATCGGCCTTACCGATGACCAGTACCTGGCAGCCGGTGCCACGCTGGCAGCCAGTGCCGCCGAGGTGTTTGAGAAATCCGAAATGATCGTCAAGGTCAAGGAGCCGCAGCCGCAGGAATGCGCCATGCTGCGCCCGGGCCAGATCCTCTATACCTATCTGCACCTGGCGCCGGATCCCGAACAGACCGACGCACTGATCAAGTCAGGCGCCATCTGCATCGCCTACGAAACCATCACCGGCCCCGGCGGCGGCTTGCCCCTGCTGGCGCCCATGAGCGAGGTGGCCGGACGCATGTCGATACAGGCCGGTGCCGCCCACCTGGAAAAATCCAAGGGTGGCATGGGCGTGCTGCTGGGCGGTGTACCCGGCGTGCCGGCTGCACACTGCGTGATCCTGGGCGCTGGCGTGGTGGGAACGCATGCGCTACAGATGGCTGTGGGCTTGGGCGCCAAGGTCACTGTGCTGGACAAGAACGTGGACCGCCTGCGCCAGCTCGACCTGGTCTTTGGCAACCGCATCAGCACCATCTACTCCAATGTGCAAAGCGTGGAGGAAGCCGTGCTGGATGCGGACCTGGTGATCGGTGGCGTGCTCATCCCCGGTGCTGCGGCCCCCAAGCTGGTGACCAAAGCCATGATTGCCCGGATGAAGAAAGGCGCTGTGCTGGTGGACGTGGCGATTGACCAGGGCGGCTGCTTCGAGACCTCGCACGCCACCACCCATGCTGAGCCCACCTTCGTGGTGGA contains:
- the ald gene encoding alanine dehydrogenase — protein: MRIGLPKEIKNHEYRVGLTPASVRELTSHGHSVLVQAGAGAAIGLTDDQYLAAGATLAASAAEVFEKSEMIVKVKEPQPQECAMLRPGQILYTYLHLAPDPEQTDALIKSGAICIAYETITGPGGGLPLLAPMSEVAGRMSIQAGAAHLEKSKGGMGVLLGGVPGVPAAHCVILGAGVVGTHALQMAVGLGAKVTVLDKNVDRLRQLDLVFGNRISTIYSNVQSVEEAVLDADLVIGGVLIPGAAAPKLVTKAMIARMKKGAVLVDVAIDQGGCFETSHATTHAEPTFVVDGVVHYCVANMPGAVARTSTFALNNATIGHAVALANKGWKQALKDNAHLKNGLNVAEGKVTYEAVAQALGKPYVPADSLL